In the genome of Candidatus Anoxymicrobium japonicum, the window ACGTGGAGTACGAGACGGACAATCGCCACTACGCCCACGTGGATTGCCCCGGCCACGCTGACTACATCAAGAACATGATCACCGGGGCGGCCCAGATGGACGGCGCCATCCTGGTGGTATCCGCGGCTGACGGCCCTATGCCCCAGACCCGCGAGCATATCGTGCTGGCCCGCCAGGTGGAAGTCCCCTCCATGGTGGTCTTCCTCAACAAGGCCGACATGGTTGACGACCCCGAGATACTCGAGCTGGTGGAGCTGGAAGTGCGAGAGCTCCTCACAGAGTACGAGTTCCCCGGGGACGACATCCCGATCATAGTCGGAAGCGCTCTCAAGGCGCTCGAGTGTTCATGCGGCAAAGATGATTGCGAGTGGTGCAAGCCCATCATGGATCTCATGGACGCGGTGGATGATTACATTCCCACCCCCGTGCGAGAGGTGGACAAGCCCTTCCTGATGCCGGTGGAAGACGTGTTCTCCATCACCGGCAGGGGCACGGTGGCGACCGGGCGCGTTGATACCGGGAGCATCCACACAGGAGATGAGGTAGAGATAGTTGGCATGACGAATGAGACCCGCAAGACAGTCTGCACCGGGGTAGAGATGTTCAGAAAGATACTGGACGAGGGACAGGCCGGGGACAACATCGGTA includes:
- the tuf gene encoding elongation factor Tu, with amino-acid sequence MAKEKFERTKPHVNVGTIGHVDHGKTMLTAAITKVLHERGLSVEVRSFDSIDNAPEERERGITIAIAHVEYETDNRHYAHVDCPGHADYIKNMITGAAQMDGAILVVSAADGPMPQTREHIVLARQVEVPSMVVFLNKADMVDDPEILELVELEVRELLTEYEFPGDDIPIIVGSALKALECSCGKDDCEWCKPIMDLMDAVDDYIPTPVREVDKPFLMPVEDVFSITGRGTVATGRVDTGSIHTGDEVEIVGMTNETRKTVCTGVEMFRKILDEGQAGDNIGILLRGVNRDEIERGQVVAKPGSITPHTKFRGQVYVLSKDEGGRHTPFFTGYRPQFYFRTTDVTGSIALSEGVEMVMPGDNTEMDVDLITPIAMDEGLRFAIREGGRTVGAGRVIKIYK